TTAAAGTCCCTTCTACTATTTCCGGGTTTTCATTAAAAGATGTTACAAAGGACGCAATTCTATACCTCTTTATATCTGAAACGTAATTTACTTCATATTTAGTAGATTTCCTTGAAAGTTTATAAAAATCGATAAAAATGAAAAACCCTACAACCATAGAAAGCCAAATACCAAAAGCTAACCATACTGAAATTATTGATGCGTAAGTTAAGTACGTGAATATAGCAGATAATACAATCGGAGTTATGGCGTAAATCAAGTTAATTGCTCTCATGCTATATTCCTTTCGATCTTATATTTTCCATCATTATTGGTCTCAACTATAACGTCTACTAACGACGATAGGACGTTGCATTCTTCTCCTATCTTATCGCAAATTAAGACTAGATTCGTATTTTTCTTGAACTTTATAGTGCTTATAAGCGAAGACCAGAATTCTTGTTTTTCGGCAATTGTATCGCAACAGTTAGAAGCTGGAGACAGATCGTTAGCCCTATAAATTATAATGAGACTTTTATCGAAATCTTTTATCTCCTTAAGTATTTCCGTACTTAGTTTTTTACTAATTTTAAGTATTTCTCCTATATTCTTAGCGTTAAATCTGTCTTCATTATATTTTTGTGCTATGTGTATAAATGTAAAATTCATAAATTTGTTTTCCCTTAAAAAATTCTCCAACTTATTATTAGTAGAGACAATTACAACTTTCTTATCTTTCTCTGCAATTTTTATTAATTTCAATGTTAAAGCTAATTTTCCTGACCCAGCAGGACCAAATATAAGTACTGAATTCTCGTCATTTAATATCCATTCAATATTATTATCATAGCTAATAGGCCCGCTAACAGTGAGATCTCCTGAAAGCAGTTTATTTCCAAACTCATTAATTTCTTTAATTTCGGGTATCTCATTTATTGGTCTAGCAAAGTTTAATAAATCAGGGTAAATGGGAATAACTACGGAAAATTTAGCACCTATTTCTTCTTGTCCTTTTATTGCATAAGTTTTTGCGTTCTCTAAGTCATCTAAATTACTTGGAACTAGATTAACTATAAATGCCAAAGGAAATCCTCTGTATTTTATATCTTTTTCCACGCTCTTAGCGTATTTTATCGTTGTTGCTATCGTATTAATAGAATAGTTAGTTACGTAAACTCTTAAATTCTCTATGTCATTAATTACAGAGTAGAAGACTTCTAACTCATGCATAACTAAAGGATTATTTGTTAAAACCCCTTGAGGATTGTCTACTATGAAGTAATCATAATCATCTGCAGTCAAAAAGCTCTTATATAGTTTAGAAAATTTTTCTCTCAATAGATTATTAGAATGTACCTTTTCTAAATCTTCGTCTAACCTGTATCCATCTCCAAATAATTTAATGATAGTCAGCTTTCCGTCTCCAAAGCTTAAGCTCGCAAGACAATTCCAATAATCTTCTTCGTCATCAATGACCTTTGACAACAATCCTTTTCCTCTAATGCCCGAAAGATATGATGCAAAGCCTAGAATATCTCTGTCTATAAGGAGAACCTTCTTAGAGTTTCTAGCTAGAAACATTCCTAAACTTAAGGATATAGTAGATTTTCCTACTCCACCTTTAATACCTAGTACACTAATTCTACATCTTTTTCTTTCCACGATCTTCAATATATATGCAGAACTATAAAAATTTTTATAAATCCAGGATTTATTTTTATGAACTAGCTTAATTGTATTTAGAGAGAGGTAAAACGCAAAGGAGAAATACTAATTAAAGCTTTAATACAGTAAATACAAGGTAATGAGTAACTTTGTTAGGCTTGATATCCAAGCTTTGGACCGTTATCAACCATTAATGGTTATCTCCCCTACGGGCTCTGGAAAGACTTTCTCGGTAATAAAATATGCACTAAAACAGAGCGTATACAATAAAGTAATATTTGCGATGCCGACAAAGGCCGCAATTAGGGAAGTTTTTACTAAGTTATCTCTCTTTACAGAAGACGTTGGAAGAGACGATAGCGATGCAAGGCTTGAAGAGAACTTTAATGTGGAAGAAGTATGGAGGAAGAAAATCGTTGTTACGAGTTATGAGAGGTTACTTCAACAAATGATTTCCTCTCCTTCCATTTTATACAACTCTCTTTTAGTAATTGATGAGGCCCATTTACTCCTCTCTGAAGGAAGGAACTGTACTATTCAAGAAATCTTAGCTTATTATAAATACCTTAGGGAGAAGAACGGGGGTAAGATAAACGTAATCCTGCTTAGCGCTACAATGCCCGACGTTGACTCTCTTTCAGAGTATTTAGAAGCAAAATCAATTTTAAACGATAAAAGGCCAGTAAATATTAACGTAAAAGTAGTTAGAGTAAAGAAATCCAAGGGAGACTATTACCTAAGTAAAGCTAAAGAGTTCATAAATTACGTAAAAAAGGGAGAACTTAAGCTCGAAGATTATAAACAGATACTTGTTTACACAAACACTAGAAGATCTGCAGAGGAAATATCTAAACTGATAGAGAAAGAACTTCACGTTACAACTACCTTTCACCACGCAGGTTTGCCTATAGAAGTAAGAAAAAGTATAGAGGAAGACATGAGGAGTGATGAGAATAAATATAAGGTAATAGTTTCCACTGATACTTTAGCACTCAGTATAAATACTAACGTAGATGCGGTAGTAGTTTTAGCCTTAAAGAGATTCGCAGGTTTAAGGTCTTATGTAGAGCCTTCAACAATTGCTCAAGTTATAGGTAGAGCAGGTAGACCGGGTTACTCGGAGAAGGGATTAGCGGTAATTTTCGCAGAACCAGACGAAATTAAGGTTATTAATAGGGCATTAAAAAAGGAATTCGGAAGGGTTCCTGAACCTTTAGATTATCCACAGACTGTCTTAAGGTGGATTTACAGCGGTTTGGATCCTTTACTCCTAGCAAAGTACGGTTATAAATACTCTCCATCAAAAATAAAGGACGCATTATCTTTTCTTAAAAATTTAGGTTCAATACAGAAAGGTAAGATAACTCCTTTAGGTGAAGTCTTCGCTTATGAAATGGTTCCTAAGAGAGGTATGAATTTACTTAAGCTTATAATAAAATTTGATAGAAAAGGAAATTCCTTGGCAAGGGCTTTATATTACTCCTTTATTTATTCATACTTTATAGACGAATACTCCAGTAGGAAAGTAAATGAAGGAGAGATACTAAAGGAAGGTGATTCAGTATTTCTAGACGTAATTAAACCTTTAAGAGGAAGTTTTGGTAAATTCACATATTTTACAGTTGGAGAGAAATTCGAGCCTTCAGCATGGTTTTACTATTCTTTAACAGTTCCTCAAATTATCTCCACTGATGATATTGCGGAGAGTATTAGGAAATCTTCTGAAATAATTTACAATCTGTCAAATTCTTCTCTTATAAACAAAGATTTAGCAGTGCCTTCTTATTTTATAATGAGGCTCATGAGATCTTACAGGAGAGTTTTGAGAGAAAATAAAGGAATTATAGATTTTATAAAATTCTGCTTTTCAAATTACCAAGAGCTCTCTAAATCCGGGCTTGAATTCTTTGATTCTCAATTTTCAAAATAACTGTATACTCTGGAGATAGCAGTAGTAGAAATGCTTAATGCCTACTTTTTACTTATTTTTCTAATGACGCCAGAAGAAGCGTATTCAATAAATCTCATTTCTGATGTAAGATTAAATAATGAAGGAAATTTACTTCATGTAGAAACTTGGATAGACGACAGCAATTATAAATCAGCAATATTCCTTGACGGTAGGAAAATAATAACGGGGAAAGTAAGCTTACCTAAGTTTAACGGCGAATATTTATATTACGTTAAAGGAGGGAAAGAGTCCTGCTTATTTAGAAAATCTCCATACAGTGATGAAGAAAAGCTAGTTTGTCTAGGTAAAATCTCAGATTATACATTTCATCCGAAAGGAATACTGGTTCTGGGAGAAGATAAAGTAAATAAAAATATACCTTTCGAAGCTACAAAGCTTAAGTACAGATTTGACAGTAGAGGTCTTTTAAGAACTAGGCAAGCTCTTTATCTATTTTCAACAAAGCTAGAGAAGATAGTTAGTGGAGATTTCGACGTGACTGGAGTTGCAACTAACGGTAATAGAGTAGTAATTTCTGCAACCAAGGAAAACGACGACATAGGTCTTTCAGACGTTTATGAAGTTGATCTTTCTAATGGCGAATTGAGGAGGATAACCCAAGGAGAAGGGATAGTGAATGCCTTAGCTATGAATGAAAAAGGAGAAATAGCTTATCTAGGCCATAGAAAAGGCAGAACTCCTTGGGCTGTAGAGGAAATTATTCTTCCAGAAGAGGATAAGAGCTTTCTCTGTGGGAATACTTGTGGCGGTGATGTATTAACTGATCTTTTTGATGGAGTAAAGACAAGGATTTCATTCATAAGTGATACTCTTTACTCTTTAGGCCAGATTAAAGGTGAAGTTCAGATTTACAAAATAAGTGATAAAGTCGAACAAATAACTGAAGGTAAAATAGTTGTTAGAGGCTTCGATGTTAACTCTAAGGGAGATTTAGCATATTTCTACACTACTCCTGCTAAGCCTTCGATTCTTCATTACAGAGAGGATTACGATCCCAATCCAGGAGTAGAAGGAGTCGAACCTCAGGAAATTAATGACGAGGTTCAAGGATGGACTATAATTACTGACTCCAATAATCCAACAATACTCTTTATTCACGGAGGGCCTCATGCAGCTTACGGTTACGGTTATTTTATAGAATTCCAGTTCTTCGTCTCTAACGGATTTAACGTAATTTACTGCAATCCCAGAGGAAGCCAAGGTTACGGAGAGGATTTTGCAAAGGCTTGCGTAGGCGATTGGGGAGGAAAGGATATGCAGGATATAATCAATTTTACTAGAAGAGTTATTGAAAAATATGGTTTAAAAGGCAAAATCGGTGTAACCGGAGGCTCTTACGGAGGTTATATGACCAATTGGATGGTTACGCAAACTGACATGTTTTCTGCGGCAATCGCTGAGAGGAGTATATCAAATCTTGTAAGCATGTGCGGTACAAGCGATATAGGCTTTTGGTTTAATCCAATTGAAGCAGGAATTGATGACCCTTGGAAGCAGGAGAATATTGAAAAACTGATGAGGATTTCTCCAATTTATTACGTGAAAAACGTTAAGACACCAACAATGCTAATCCAAGGGGAAGAAGATTATAGATGTCCTATTGAACAAGCTGAGCAATTCTTTATGGCCTTGAAGATGAACGGAATTCCTACAGCGCTGGAGAGATATCCTGGAGATTCTCATGAGCACGCTAGAAAGGGAAAACCTAAGAATATGATAGATAGACTTTATAAAAAAATATGGTGGTTTACGAAGTATTTGAGATGATTAAGTTCTCTTTCTCCTTCCTATGACTACACCTATTATAGCAACAATAATTCCTACAATGAATGCTAATATGCCTATCATTATGAAAATTATTGAGTAAAAGTCTATAGTTGAAATTTTTATATGACTAAGCAAGTAATATACTTCTACAGAGGAATTTGATGGATTATGAAGTTCGATAATCCCTGATATATCTCCTGAAGTTGCTAAATATACATTTTCTGTTGTTGAAGGTGAGCTTGACTTGACAAAAGCAGGAGGCACAGTCGTATTTATCGGTGAAGTGGAATTATAAGCAAAAGCCAGAATTTCACTCGGATATGGTGAGACAGTGATTGTATAATTTTGATAAGGTTCAAGAATAACCCTCTGTGCTCCATGAAGTTCTATTATTGGTTCTATTTGAGTAACAAGAGAATAGAACTCATAAATTCCTATGCCTGCTAATGCGATTCCAATTATAAGCATTATTAATCCTATCTTAGTCAGAATGTACATGACAAAATATTCTTAATAATGGTTAATAAATATGTTCAGAACACCAATGTTAGAAGATGAGATCATCTCCTGTTATAGATGTCCTAGGCTTAGACAATATTCCGAAATTATCGCAAAAGTAAAAGTTAGGAGATTTAAAGACTGGGAATATTGGGGAAAGCCTTTACCCGGTTACGGCGACGTAAATGCTAAATTACTTATTGTAGGATTAGCTCCAGCTGCTCATGGAGGAAATAGGACGGGCAGAGTATTTACAGGAGATGAGTCAGGAAAATGGGTGATAAGAGCTCTTTACGAACTAGGTTTGTCAAACCTAGAAGTATCTTCAAGTAGAGAAGATAATCTGATCTTAAAAGATGTGTATTTAACTAATGCAGTAAAGTGTGCTCCGCCAAAAAATAAACCTTCAAGAGAAGAAATCCTGAATTGTAGTTATTTCCTAAAGAAAGAGATTGAGTCACTGATAAACCTTAAGGTCATATTAGCTTTAGGCAAAGTAGCCTTTGATTCAGTATGCATGACCTTTAATAAGGGATGCAATTTTTCTCACGGTGTAGTTTATGATACTGTAGGCAAGAAGATCATAGGAAGTTATCATCCAAGTGCACAAAATACTAAAACTGGAAGACTTACTTGGGAGTCCTTTATGGCAGTTATGAGGAAAGCTTATGAGCTAACAAGGGAGTGAACTACCCCCTCCCTCACGGAAGGGGACTTTCGCTCCTTAACCCAATTAAGTTAAATTCCATCTATTTTTAAACCAAAGCTCCTTAGTAGCCAATTATCTAAGGAAAAATCAAAGTACTTACCTTCAATTGGAATACTCATACCGCCATAATCATCTGAAAATTTTCTACAAATTTCATATTCTGAAAACCTTTTTCCTGCTAAGTTTATTACTCCTCTGGCATCTTTTCTCAATAAGTACCTAACCGCATAAGCTACATCCTTAACAGAAATTGGCGACAAGTAAAGGTTAGTATTGCACTTAGCTACTCCCTTCTTAATTAATGCTTTAATTGCGTGAAAAAGAAAACCCTTGTAAGAAGGGGAATAAACTGCTCCCAACCTTAAAATGAGGTAATTCCCTAAGGAGGCAATTGCAGTTTCTCCTACTAATTTGCTCATTCCGTAATAATTTAATGGACTAGGAGTAGATGTTTCAGAATAATATCCTTTTTTGCCATCATATATCATGAAAGTTGAGAAGTAAACGTTCAAAGATCCTATCTTATTAGCTGCCCTAGCAATATTGACTGCGAACCAAGTATTCAAATTCCACATTGAAGGCTTATTTGAATTGTCCTCTAAAGCATGTATAACAACGTCTGGCTTAGTCTCGTAAACCTTCTTAGGAGAATCTATGAATATGAATTCGTCGTCAATACTGTTAGTCAAAGCCTTAGCTAATTCTCCTTCGTCTGTTATTCCAATCATGAAATAAATGAAAGTTCTTAAGAATTAAAAATATGAATTCCCAAGCTTTCTAGTTCTCTAGGATCTTTCTCATAGATTTTTACGAATTGTTTAAAGTCCTTATCTTTTATTATCTCTTCTATCTTTTTATCATAAGGCTTAAGCTCTTCCTGTGATATAACACCTTTTTTCAGTAATTCAGAAACTAAAAATAATAAGTTAAACCTTATATCGTAAGCTGGAAAATTAAAAAGCTCTAGCAAGTATTTCTTATTATCCTCAATTTCTTCCTTAGTTATTATACCAGCATTAAACATGTCTAGTATTAAAGACCAACTAGCTATCCTATCAAGTTCATTACCTTTAAGGAAGGAAATGTATTTTTCCTTCTCTTTCTTAACTTTTTCAACATCGACCACTCCTGAATTCACTAAATCTCTAACAAGTAGCCATGCCTCAGAATCGTAAAGAAGAGAGAGAAAATCATATTTTTTTACGTCTTCTACAGTTATAATTCCCTTACTTATCAGCTTAGGTACCATTTCCCATGCATGCAATTTTACTGTATCATCGTTGTAACTCAAGAGTTCGAGGAATTTATCTTTCATTTCGATTAGTTTCTCCTTACTTACAATATCGTTTTGGATTAGCCAGTCTATTTTAAACCAACCGTCTAATCTATCATAAGGATTTTGAGAAGATAGTAATGCAAGATAGTTTACCATAATCTAATCTACTTTGTATAAGAAATAAATCTATTCTTCTTTATTGCTGAAATAAAATATCAAAATATTTATAACCTTTTTTACATATAGATTATTCTAATGTTTAAGCTAAGTTATACTTTATCTAGTTTTTATGAAAGAAAGAATATAAAAGTAGACACAAATATACATTTGACCAAAAATGCCCAA
This genomic interval from Acidianus sp. HS-5 contains the following:
- a CDS encoding DEAD/DEAH box helicase gives rise to the protein MSNFVRLDIQALDRYQPLMVISPTGSGKTFSVIKYALKQSVYNKVIFAMPTKAAIREVFTKLSLFTEDVGRDDSDARLEENFNVEEVWRKKIVVTSYERLLQQMISSPSILYNSLLVIDEAHLLLSEGRNCTIQEILAYYKYLREKNGGKINVILLSATMPDVDSLSEYLEAKSILNDKRPVNINVKVVRVKKSKGDYYLSKAKEFINYVKKGELKLEDYKQILVYTNTRRSAEEISKLIEKELHVTTTFHHAGLPIEVRKSIEEDMRSDENKYKVIVSTDTLALSINTNVDAVVVLALKRFAGLRSYVEPSTIAQVIGRAGRPGYSEKGLAVIFAEPDEIKVINRALKKEFGRVPEPLDYPQTVLRWIYSGLDPLLLAKYGYKYSPSKIKDALSFLKNLGSIQKGKITPLGEVFAYEMVPKRGMNLLKLIIKFDRKGNSLARALYYSFIYSYFIDEYSSRKVNEGEILKEGDSVFLDVIKPLRGSFGKFTYFTVGEKFEPSAWFYYSLTVPQIISTDDIAESIRKSSEIIYNLSNSSLINKDLAVPSYFIMRLMRSYRRVLRENKGIIDFIKFCFSNYQELSKSGLEFFDSQFSK
- a CDS encoding uracil-DNA glycosylase produces the protein MFRTPMLEDEIISCYRCPRLRQYSEIIAKVKVRRFKDWEYWGKPLPGYGDVNAKLLIVGLAPAAHGGNRTGRVFTGDESGKWVIRALYELGLSNLEVSSSREDNLILKDVYLTNAVKCAPPKNKPSREEILNCSYFLKKEIESLINLKVILALGKVAFDSVCMTFNKGCNFSHGVVYDTVGKKIIGSYHPSAQNTKTGRLTWESFMAVMRKAYELTRE
- a CDS encoding sugar nucleotide-binding protein; this encodes MIGITDEGELAKALTNSIDDEFIFIDSPKKVYETKPDVVIHALEDNSNKPSMWNLNTWFAVNIARAANKIGSLNVYFSTFMIYDGKKGYYSETSTPSPLNYYGMSKLVGETAIASLGNYLILRLGAVYSPSYKGFLFHAIKALIKKGVAKCNTNLYLSPISVKDVAYAVRYLLRKDARGVINLAGKRFSEYEICRKFSDDYGGMSIPIEGKYFDFSLDNWLLRSFGLKIDGI
- a CDS encoding AAA family ATPase; its protein translation is MERKRCRISVLGIKGGVGKSTISLSLGMFLARNSKKVLLIDRDILGFASYLSGIRGKGLLSKVIDDEEDYWNCLASLSFGDGKLTIIKLFGDGYRLDEDLEKVHSNNLLREKFSKLYKSFLTADDYDYFIVDNPQGVLTNNPLVMHELEVFYSVINDIENLRVYVTNYSINTIATTIKYAKSVEKDIKYRGFPLAFIVNLVPSNLDDLENAKTYAIKGQEEIGAKFSVVIPIYPDLLNFARPINEIPEIKEINEFGNKLLSGDLTVSGPISYDNNIEWILNDENSVLIFGPAGSGKLALTLKLIKIAEKDKKVVIVSTNNKLENFLRENKFMNFTFIHIAQKYNEDRFNAKNIGEILKISKKLSTEILKEIKDFDKSLIIIYRANDLSPASNCCDTIAEKQEFWSSLISTIKFKKNTNLVLICDKIGEECNVLSSLVDVIVETNNDGKYKIERNIA
- a CDS encoding S9 family peptidase — its product is MTPEEAYSINLISDVRLNNEGNLLHVETWIDDSNYKSAIFLDGRKIITGKVSLPKFNGEYLYYVKGGKESCLFRKSPYSDEEKLVCLGKISDYTFHPKGILVLGEDKVNKNIPFEATKLKYRFDSRGLLRTRQALYLFSTKLEKIVSGDFDVTGVATNGNRVVISATKENDDIGLSDVYEVDLSNGELRRITQGEGIVNALAMNEKGEIAYLGHRKGRTPWAVEEIILPEEDKSFLCGNTCGGDVLTDLFDGVKTRISFISDTLYSLGQIKGEVQIYKISDKVEQITEGKIVVRGFDVNSKGDLAYFYTTPAKPSILHYREDYDPNPGVEGVEPQEINDEVQGWTIITDSNNPTILFIHGGPHAAYGYGYFIEFQFFVSNGFNVIYCNPRGSQGYGEDFAKACVGDWGGKDMQDIINFTRRVIEKYGLKGKIGVTGGSYGGYMTNWMVTQTDMFSAAIAERSISNLVSMCGTSDIGFWFNPIEAGIDDPWKQENIEKLMRISPIYYVKNVKTPTMLIQGEEDYRCPIEQAEQFFMALKMNGIPTALERYPGDSHEHARKGKPKNMIDRLYKKIWWFTKYLR